The Actinomycetota bacterium DNA segment GTGACAACAGGACAAGTAACATTAGATGTACTTAAACAATATGTAGAAAGTCAAAGACAAAAATGAAACTAACTTATAAGTTTAGATTGTATCCAACCAAAGACCAGGAAGAAAAATTATTATGGAC contains these protein-coding regions:
- a CDS encoding helix-turn-helix domain-containing protein, which produces MKLTYKFRLYPTKDQEEKLLWTLDKNL